DNA sequence from the Labilithrix sp. genome:
GGCTCGCTGCAGAGCGGCCGCTCCATCTCCGTGCGTCCGTTCCAGGCCGAGCCGCCGCGCAAGGGCGACAACGGTCCGATGTCGAGCGGCCCGCGCTCGCAGGGCCCGCGCTCGCAGAGCGGCGGAAGCCAGCAGGCCCCCGATCGCACCCTCTACGTCGGCAACCTCCCGTACGACTGCTCGCAGCCCGAGGTCGAGGCGCTCATCAACGGCGTGGTCGGCGAGGGCCAGGTCGTGCGCGTGCACCTCCCGATGGACGCCGACGGCCGCAAGCGCGGCTTCGGCTTCGTGACGATGGCGAGCTCCGACGCGGCGAAGAACGCGGCCGAGCAGCTGAAGCAGGCGGACCTCCGCGGTCGCCGCCTCATCGTGAACATCGCGCACCCGAAGGGCGATCGCCCCCCGCGCTCCGAGAACTTCGGCGGCGGCGGTGGCTTCGGCGGCGGTGGTGGCGGCTTCGGCGGCGGCGGCTTCGGCGGCGGCGGCGGTGGTGGCGGCGGCGGACCGAGCAACCCGAACTTCGGCCCGAACGCGCTCCCGGCCTCGCGCCGCACGTTCGACAGCGATCGCCGCCGCAAGGACGGCGGCGGCGGTGACGGCGGCAAGAAGGGCCGCGGCGGCGGCGGTCGCGGCGGCCGCGGCGGCGACGACGGCGGCGACTTCGACTGGCGCAAAGCCAACGACCGCGACGACGAGTAGGGTTTCTTGTTCGAGAGGGCTCTGCCCTCTCGAGCTCTCCCGCCGGGGGTTTCTTCGCGCGCGCGGGGCGCGCGCTTCGACGCCCCCGGACCCCCCCCGAGAAGAGAGAGAGCCTCGCGGCTTTGTCGGCTTTGTCGGCGGGCGGCTTGGCTTGACGGTGGGGGTGGTGCGCGACTAAGGTGCCGCTCCCCCGAAGGATCCGACCATGCGTGACATCATCAAGATGAGCTGCGAGAACTGTAACCGCGCCAACTACGTGACGACGAAGAACAAGCGCACGATGGCGGAGAAGTTCAACATCAAGAAGTTCTGCTCCTCGTGCCGGAAGCACTTCCCGCACAAGGAAGGCAAAATCTCCAAGGGCTGATCCCAGCCGAGCGCAGGCCACTCTCGCAACCCGGGAAACGACGAGCGCCGGGCCAGCCTGCCCTCGGGGCCGCCGGGCGCCGGGCCAGCCCGCCCTCGGGGGCGCCGAGCCAGCCTACTCTCGGGGGGTCCGGGGGCGTCGACGCGCGCCCCGCGCGCGGAGAACCCCCCGGCGGGAGAGCTCGAGAGGGCAGAGCCCTCTCGAACACGATAGACACACCTCGCCCCTGTGCTATTGAGGGCGCGGCCTAGCAGTCGGAGGCCGGGATCTACCCCTATGATTTTCGACTGGGTTCACGGCCTCTTCTCGAACGATCTCGCGATCGATCTCGGAACCGCGAACACCCTCATCTACGTGAAGGGCAAAGGGATCGTCTCATGCGAGCCCTCGGTCGTCGCCGTCCAGCGGGACGTGCGGGGTGGAAACAAGGTCCTCGCCGTCGGGCGCGAGGCGAAAGAGATGCTCGGGCGCACGCCCGGCAACATCAAAGCCGTCCGCCCCCTGCGCGATGGCGTCATCGCCGACTTCGAGATCACCGAGGCGATGCTGCGGTACTTCATCGCGCGCGCGCACAACCGTCGCACGCTCGTGAAGCCGCGCATCATCATCTGCGTGCCCTTCGGCATCACCGAGGTCGAGAAGCGCGCGGTGAAGGAGTCGGCCGAGAGCGCCGGCGCGCGCGAGGTCTACCTCATCGAAGAGCCCATGGCCGCGGCCATCGGCGCCGGCCTCCCGATCACCGAGCCCTCGGGCAACATGGTCGTCGACATCGGCGGCGGCACGACCGAGGTCGCCGTCATCTCGCTCGCCGGCATCGTCTACTCGCAGTCCGTGCGCGTCGGCGGCGACCGCATGGACGAGGCGATCCAGGCCTACCTCAAGCGGAAGTACAACCTCGCCATCGGCGAGCAGACCGCCGAGCGCATCAAGATGGAGGTCGGCAACGCGTACCCCCTCGAGACGCAGCGGACGACCGAGGTGAAGGGCCGCGACCTCGTCGCCGGCATCCCGAAGACCGTCGTCGTCAACTCGGACGAGATCCGCGAGGCGCTCAGCGAGCCCTTCAACGCGATCGTCGAGGCCGTGCTCATCGCGCTCGAGAAGACGCCGCCCGAGCTCGCGGCCGACATCGTCGACAAGGGCATCGTCCTCACCGGCGGCGGCGCGCTCCTCGCCAACCTCGACGTGCTCCTCCGCGAGGAGACCGGTCTCCCCGTCATGGTCTGTGATGACCCCATCAGCGCCGTCGTCCTCGGCAGCGGCAAGACGCTCGATCACATGGAGCTCTTGAAGGAAGTGACGATCGGATAGGCCTCGCCGCTCCGGTCGTACTTCGGAGATAGAGCGCTATGTCGGCCTTCAAGCGATACCGCGACGTCGGAATCGTCATCGTCCTCCTCGCGGTCCCGTTCTTCTTCCTGCGGGCCAACATGAAGGCGCCGTCGAGCCTCAACGCGCTCGACCGCACGCTCCTCCGCATCAGCGCGCCGGTGGAGTTCGCCGCCGCGAGGCTCGCGCGCGGAATCTCGAACATCTGGGAGTCGTACGTCTACCTCGTGGACGTGAAGGCCGACAACGACCGCCTCAACTACGACAACGCGCGCCTCAAGGAGCAGGTGCACCACCTCGAGCAGAAGGACGTCGAGAACCGCGAGCTCCGGCGCCTCCTCCAGCTCCGCGAAGCGACGCCGGGCGACCTCGTCAGCGCGCAGGTCGTCGGCAAGGACTTCACCGAGTTCTTCCGCGTCACGCGCGTCGTGCTCGATCGCGGCTCGCGCAACATCCGCCCGCACCTGCCCGTCATCTCGCCGGACGGCGTCGTCGGCTCGGTCGAGCGCGTCAACGGCGACGCCGTCGACGTGAAGCTCGCGGTCGCGGCCGACTTCGGCGTCGACATCGAGGACGAGCGCACCCACGCGCGCGGATGGATCCGCGGCACCGGCGAGTCGTTCCGCTACGCGTGCAAGGTCGAGAACGTCGACTCGCGCGACGAGGTCGAGATCGGCGACCTCCTCGTCACGAGCGGCAAGGGCAAGAAGTTCCCGAAGGGGATCCCCGTCGCCCAAGTGACCAAGGTCGTAAAGCGCGAGCCGGGCCGCGAGCAGGAGATCGAGGCCCGGCCGACGGTGAACTTCTCGCGCCTCGACGCGGTGCTGATCATCGTGGGCGTGCCCGACGACGACGAGGACGGCAAGGACAAGAAGCCCACCGCCGCCTCGAAGCAGGGGAAATGAGGCATGCGCAACACCGCGTTCTTCGTGGCGGGCGTCGTCCTCCTCATCGTCCAGTCGAACATGTTCCGCCTGATCGGCGGGGCGTTCCGGCTGATCGCGTGGGTCTTCCGCATGAAGCACGACATCGAGGTCCCCGGCCTCGTGCCGTCGCTCGTCCTGCCGCTCATCCTCTTCATGGGCGTCCACGAGTACTCGCTCGCGCGCGGCGCCGCGGTCGCCTTCGCGCTCGGCTACCTCACCGACCTCCTCGGCATCACCCCGATCGGGCTCTACACGTCGACCTACGTCGCGATCTTCGTCCTCGCGCGCGCGGTCGGCATCCGCCTCGCGGCCCAGACGATGCTCATGCAGGTCGGCCTCGCGGTCGCCTTCACGCTCGTCCACTCGATCCTCATCCTCGTCCTCCTCGCCATCTTCGGGCGCGACACCTGGGTGCCGCGCACGCTCTACCCGATGGCGATCCCGCACGTCATCGCGACCGGCCTCATCGCGCCGCTCGTCTTCCGCCTCGCCGGTCGCATCGACGCCGCGACGAGCTCCGGCACGTCGAAGGAGCTCGCGCGGTGATGCGAGGTGACGCGTGAGCAACCTCCTCGGCGCCCGGTCCGACGTCAGCGAGTTCCGGAAGCGGTATCGCTGGATCGCGCTCGCGGCGCTCCTCTTCTTCCTCATCCTGATCGGGCGCCTCTTCCAGCTCCAGATCATCCGCGGCTCCGAGTACGCGCAGACGGCGCACGAGAACGTGATCCGGCGCGTCACGCTGCCGACCGCGCGCGGCGTCGTGCGCGACGCCTACGGCCGCGTGCTCGCGTCGAACCGCTCCTCCTTCAACGTGCTCCTCGTCCCGGGCCGTGTGATGCCGAGCGCGCGGCCGCCGCACCGCAAGACGCGCGACGAGCAAGACAGCTTCACCCGCATCGCCGACACGCTGCGCCTGAACCCCGACGAGCGCGTGCGCCTCGCCGCGCGCATCCGCGACGCGTGCATCACCGACGACGATCGCTCCCCGTGCTGGCACCCGATCCTCGTGCGGGAGGACCTCTCGCGCGACATCGTCGCGGAGGTGAAGCAGCACGCGTACGAGATGATCGGCGCGCAGGTCGTGAGCCTCCCCGTCCGCTACTACCCGTTCAAGGCGACCGGCGCGCACATGCTCGGGTACACGAGCGAGATCGACGGCGAGACGCTCGAGAAGTACCGCCCCGCCGGCTACGACCAGCTCTCCCCCGAGGAGAAGGCGAAGGTGAACCCGCTCGCCTACGAGGCGGGCGACATCGTCGGCGCGACCGGCGTCGAGCGCTCGTGGGAGAGCTACCTCCGCGGCCAGCGCGGCTGGGAGAAGCGGGTCGTCGACGCGCGCGGCCGCTACCGCACCGGGCCCGACGCGGCGCGCCTCCTCGACGCGCCGTCGCGCCAGGAGCCGCTCTCGGGCCGCGACCTCCGGCTCACGATCGACATGGACCTCATGCAGTCGGTCGAGCGCGCGATGCGGCCGCACACGGCCGGCGCCGTCGTCGTCTCGGACGTGCGGACCGGCCGCCTCCTCGCGCTCTACTCGAAGCCCGACTTCGATCCGAACGAGCTCGCGGGCGGGTCGGGGCGCGATCGCATCCGCGAGGCGTTCAACAAGCTCTACACCGATCCGCTGCGCCCGATGCTCGACAAGACGATGTCGGGCGTCTTCCACCCGGGCTCGACCTTCAAGCCGTTCTCCGCGCTCGCCGCGCTCGAGGACAGGGAGCAGCTCACGTTCAGCCCCGAGAGCAAGGAGCGCTGCGACGGCTTCCTCTCCTTCGGGCGCCGCGTCTTCCACTGCACCCACGTGCACGGGAAGGTCGACATGCACGAGGCGATCGCGGAGTCGTGCAACATCTACTTCTTCAAGCTCGCCGAGTCGGTCGGTATGGATCGCATCGCGCACGTCGCGACGGAGTTCGGGCTCGGGCAGAAGACGGGCATCGGCGTGAACCCGGAGGCGGCGGGGCGCATCCCGTCGAAGTCCTGGTACGCGCTCAAGTACAAGGGGCAGTTCCGCATCGGCTTCACGCTCAACACGTCGATCGGCCAGGGCGCGACGACGGTGACGCCGCTCCAGCTCGCGCTCGCGTACGCCGCGATCGCGAACGGCGGCACGGTGTACTCGCCGCAGCTCGTGCGCGCGGTCGAGACGAGCGACGGCGCGATCGTCCAGGATTTCCCTCCGCGCGTCCGCCAGAAGGCCAACATCAAGCCCGAGAACCTCTCCCGCGTGAGCGAGGCGCTCTACGCGGTGGTGAACGAGGAGAAGGGCACCGCCTACCCGGTCCGCGACCGCACGCTGGAGGTCGCGGGCAAGACCGGCACCGCGCAGACCGGCTACGTGAACACGGGCAACGACGATCCGAAGAAGGCCTGGTACCTCTCGCGCGACCACGCCTGGTTCGCGGCCTACTCGCCGGCGAAGGCGCCGGAGATCAGCGTCGTGGTGCTCGTCGAGCACGGCGGCTCGGGCCCCACCGTCGCGGCGCCCGTCGCGATGCAGGTGATCAAGGAGTACCATCGGCTCCAGGCGGGCCGCGCCGCGCGTCTGACGAGCGCGAAGAAGGAGCCCGCGCCCGGCAAGGCCGCGAACGCGCCCGCCCCCGCGGCGCCGCCGCTCCCGCGCGAGCCCCCGCCGCCGGATCCGAACCCGCCGCCGCCCGACCTCCCGACCGATCCCATCGCAGAGCCCGAGCCGGACGACAAGGCGAGTGAGAAATGAGGAGCCGGCATCACGACGCGCACTTCTTCGGAATGCCGCGCGACAGCTTCGACTGGACGCTGTTCCTCACCGCGAGCGTGCTCGCCGTGCTCGGCGTCATCAACCTCTACTCCGCGACGAGCGTCGCGCGCGCGGCGCTCTCGGACATCTACATCCAGCAGGTGTACTGGCTCGTCCTCGGCGGCATCCTCGCCGCGGTCGTCGCCGTCATCGACTACCGCCACTACGAGCGCCTTGGTTATCTGCTCTACGGCGTCGGCGTCCTGCTCCTCGTCCTCGTCTTCATCCTCGGCAAGGACATCCGCGGGAGCTCGCGCTGGATCAACATCGGCTCGTTCGGCTTCCAGCCGAGCGAGTTCATGAAGCTCTTTCTCATCATCGCGCTCGCGAAGTACCTCCACGACGATCCGCGGACGGAGGAGCGGCGGATGAAGGACCTCATCATCCCGTCCGTCATCGCCGGCATCCCGACGCTGCTCGTCCTGAAGCAGCCCGACCTCGGCACCGCGCTCATCCACGCGCTGATCTTCGTGACGATCTGCCTGCTCACGCGCATCCGCTGGCAGACGATCGCGTCGATCGCGGTGATGATCGGCATCGCGACGCCGCTCGTCTGGTCGTTCGTGCTGAAGGACTACCAGAAGCAGCGCGTCACGGTGTTCTTGAACCCGGAGGCGAACCTCCTCGGCTCGGGCTGGCACGCGCACCACGCGCGCGTCGCGATCGGCGCCGGCGGCTGGACGGGCCAGGGTTTCATGAAGGGGACGCAGAACCAGTTCCTCTTCCTGCCGGAGCAGCACTCGGACTTCCCGTTCGCGGTCTGGGCGGAGGACTGGGGCTTCCTCGGGTGTTTCTTCCTCGTGTGCCTCTACGGTTTCCTCGTGCTCTGGGCGATCCGCATCGCCTCCACCGCGAAGGACCGCTTCGGCGCCGTCCTCGCGATCGGCGTCGGCGCGCTCATCTTCTGGCACGCCGTCTTCAACCTCGGCATGGTCATGGGCGTCCTCCCGGTCGTCGGCGTGACCCTCCCCCTCTTCTCCGCCGGCGGCTCGAGCGTCCTGACGATCATGATGGGCATCGGCCTCCTGATGAACGTCTCCATGCGCCGCTTCTGGCTCTCCAGTCCCCGCACGACGGGCCTCCTCACCCGCGGCTAACCGCCGCGCGCTTGGCGAGTGTGGAGCCCCGCCTCCCGCCCGCCGACTCGCGCGCGGCCGCGCTCGCGAACGTGGTGTGGGCGTGGTGTGGGCGGACGTGAGCGCACATTCACGTGAGATTTCAGAATACTGGGGAGATTTCCCCCACTCTGGCGTAGGACGTCACGACCGAGTCTCGGCCGTCGATTCGGCTGCGCAAACGGATGTCCATGGTAGGGTGCCGCCCCATGGGTCGCCCCTTTCTCGCACGTTTCGCGGTCGTGTCGTTCGTCGGCCTCAGCGCGCTCGCCGTCGCCTGCGCACAGTCGGAGGAGCCTGATCTCCTCGGCGCAATGACGGACAAGGACGGGACGGAGCCCGAAGCGGACGCGGGGACGAAGAAGCTCCCGCCGAAGACGCAGAAGGAGTCGCCCCCGGTGATGCTCCCCGTCGTCGACGCCGGCGCGCCCACCACGCCGCCCGAGCCGGAGCCGGAGGAAGAGGAGGAGCCGGAGCCGGAGGACTGCCCGCAGACCGAGTCGTACTCGATGGCCGCGCTCCTCGCCTCGTTGATGGGCGGCACGTCCTGCCCGAACGGCGGCTCGGACTGCTCGCAAGGCGAGTGCTGCTTCGTGAACATGTTCAGCCCCGCCGCCAGCATGTGCGTCCCCGAGTGACGGCCCGCCTCGCTCCCGCGACGTGGGCAAAAACGCCGGCGCTCCACGTGGAGGCCGGCGTTTCGCGTTCTGGAGCACACGCTCGCGCGAGCGTCTGTCGCTACGGGCCGCCGCCGCTTTGGAGGACCATCAGGTGGAACTTCGCGAACTCGCTCTGGCCGAGCGTGTAGAGCACCTCGCTCAGGAGGCGGTACGGCGTGTTCGCGTCCGCGATGATGATCGCTTCGCTCGAGCTCGGGTCCTTGCCCGTCGCGATGCGGACCTGACGATCGCGCTCGCGCCAGCTCTGGAGCGCGTTCGCGAGCGGGACGATGTAGAAGTCGTTCGGGCCCGAGCGCTTGAACTTGCCCTCGAGGCCGTGCGTCGCGTCGGCGGGCACCGTGGCGACGACGTTGTCGTCGACGACGATCGAGCTCTTCGAGATGAGCACCGCGACGCCCTCCTGCGAGGCCTCCGTCGTCAGCACGCTCTTCGGCATCGTGAGGTCGCCCGACTGGGGGAGCGACGCCGACGACTGGCTCATGCTCTTGAGCAAGAAGACGAGGATGATCGTCATCATGTCGAGCATCGCCGTGATGTTCAGGAAGTCGATCTCCGGATCCTTGTGACGGCGCCGTATTTCCTTGCGGAGTGCACGCTTGTACGTCGCCATCCCCGCCGGCTTCTGCGGCGCACGCGGCGCGCCCGGCGCCCCACCTCCCGGCGGCGCCCCCTGCGGCGGAGCCATCCCTCCCGGCGGCATCCCTCCCGGCGGCATCCCTCCGGGTGGCATTCCTCCAGGAGGCATCCCTCCCGGAGGCATTCCTCCCGGTGGCATCCCTCCCGGTGGCATTCCTCCCGGCGGCGGCTGATTCGGCGGCATCATGCGGCTACCTCGCGACTCCGAAGGTGACCTCGGGGAACATCGGCTCGCCGGCCTCGTTGTTGCGGACCGCGTCCATCGTGGAGATCACGACCTGGTACGGGATCGGCGGGTTCGCGAGGATGGTGACGCCCATCTCGTCCTTGAAGTCCGCGGACGACGCCTTGAGCTTCTGCGCGCAGGCCTTCAGCGCCGTGTAGTCGAAGTCGTTCTCCTTCTTCGGGATCGCGATGCCCGCGCCGACGTCGCCGCAACCGGGCGCGACGTTGCCGCCGCGCGCCTTGAGGCTAAAGCCGTCCGGGACGACGAGCACGGTGAGGCCGAGCGTCGGCGTCGTCGGCGCGCGCGCGCCGCTGCCCGCGCGCGGCGGGTTCGTGTCGATCGTCGCGGTGAACGTCACGCTGATCGTCGCGAGGACGAACATCAGGACGTTCATGATGATGTCGAGGAATGGAACGATGTTGAGCTCGCCGCCCGCTTCGTCGGGCGCGTGCTCCCTCGGCTGGGACAGCCGTCGGATCTTGCTCCGCTGCGCTGCGCTGAGCCTCTCGGTAGCCATCGTTCCCTACGATCTCAGTAGCCGCCGGGGCGCGTCTGGATCGTCAGCAGATTGAACACCCGCTCCTGCGTCGCGTCGAGGTCATGCTGGATGTTCTTCGCGCGCTGGTGGAGAAGGAGGTGCGCGATCATGCAGATGACTGCGATGCCGAGGCCCATCGCGGTGTTGTACATGGCCTCCGCGATACCGTTCGCGAGGATGCGCTGGCGATCGGCGGCGGAGAGGCCCGGCGCGGAGACGGCGCCGAACGTGTGGATGAGGCCGAGGACCGTGCCGAGGAGGCCGATCAGCGTCGCGATGTTCGCGAGCGACCAGAGCGAGCCGATCCGCTTCTCGACCGCCGGCTTCAGCTCGCCGATCTTCTCGCTCATCGCCGCGTCGATCTCGTCCGGCCCCTTGTTCGCGTGCGTGAGGCCCGCCTTCACGAGCTGCAGCGTCGGGTAGTCACCGGCGTCGCAGAGCTTGATCGCGCGGTCGATGTTGCCCGCCGTCACGAGCTTCTTGATCTGCGCGAAGAACTCCTTGGAGTTGACGCGGTACTTGCCGAGCTGAAAGGCCGTGCGCTCCACGATCAGCGCGATGACGACCGCGCTGACGAAGAGGTTCATGGAGAGGAAGATGGGGTTTTCCTTGAAGGCCTCCATGAAGCCTCCGCTGCCACCTCCGCCGCCCGATGCCGGGGCTTCGGCAACGCTGCTCAGAAAAGCCACGAACATCCTCGATGCTCCCTTCCTTCGTGCGGAAAACCGCCAAGAATCTGCGCGCTACGGGACAACATGAACCTCACCCGACGCGTTTTGCGCCACGATACCGGCAGCCATCGAACGAAGTCAACGAAGGTCGGGGGTCTCTCAGGGTCGGGGGCTTCGCCCCCGACACCCCCACCCCAGACACGGCCCTCGCGCTGCGCGCTCGGGGCGCTCCGCGCCCGCTTTCGCGGCCGCTTCTGGGGGCCCGGTGCTGGGCGCTTCGTGGTCGCATCTGGGGGCTTCGCTCCAGACGCGGCGCTTGTGCGGCGCGGCCGCATCCGGGGGCTTCCTTGTTTTGGGAGAATTATGGAATGTGGGCGTTTCAGTCGGGGTGCAATATTATGTAAGACCATGACAATATGCAGGAATGTGGTCAAAGAAAATCGTCCGGGGGAGCCAATCTCTGTTGACGCCCGAAGGTCTGTACCGTCAGACTTCCGGTTGGCCGACTTGGCACGAAGGAGTCTTGCGCATTTCGCGTAGCTGACGATATCGTCCGCGCGCGGCTCGAAGAGAGTACGGGCGCCGCATCGGTTTCTCTCAAAACTTCACCTCGCCCCCAACGAGGCGAGACACTTCGAAAGACGATTGCGGCGGGCCTTCGAGGCCTGACCTTTTCCCCCGAAAACGGGGCCCTGGAAGGACGGAGCAACATGGCTGGTCTGTGGAAGGCATACAAAGAAGGCGGCGTGGTGATGATGAGCATCATCCTGCTCTGGTCGATCTTCACGATCGGCATCATCATCGAGCGCGCGCTGTATCTGTACGGCTCGTCGATCAACAAGGACGTATTCCTCGCCACGATGCAGAAGTGCATCCTCGCGGGAGACGTCGCGAAGGCCGTGAAGATGTGCTCGGCTGCGAACGCGCCGCTCGCACGCATCGTCCAGGCCGGCCTGGTCAAGGTCAACCGCCCCGACGAGGAGGTGCAAGCGGCGATGGATGAAGCCGCCCTCCGCGAAATCCCGAAGATCGCGAAGCGCACAGGCTTCCTCGCGCTCCTCGCGAACCTCGCGATGCTCACAGGCCTCCTCGGCACGGTGACCGGGCTCATCACGAGCTTCGGCGCCGTCTCCGGCGAGTCCGTCGACCCCGCCCAGAAGGCGCGCATCCTCGCGGAGGGTATCTCCGAGGCGATGCACTGCACCTGGTTCGGCCTCCTCGTCGCCATCATCGGCCTCATCGGCTTCGCCGTGCTCAACGGCAAGACGCAGGGCCTCGAGGACGACATCAACGAGGCGAGCGTCCAGGTGCTCAACCTCGTCGTGACCAACCGCCAGAAGGTCAACCTCTCCGCGGTTGCGGCCTGATCGAGCGCTCGTTCGCGCTCGTCGCTCGCGTGAGCCTTCTCACGCGAACTTCGCGCGAACGGGAACTCTCGGCCTCGTTTCCTTTCTCTCTCATTACTCGCGTGATCTCACGCGACAGCCATGAACGCTGGGGCTCGCAGGACCGAGCCCCAGCAATTGCTCGGATGGAGTGAAGCCATGGGTGGCGTAGACGTCGGCGGCGGTGGAGGCGGAAAGCGGAAGCTCGACTCGGAGATCAACATGATCCCGATGATCGACCTCCTGATGGTCACGATCTCGTTCCTCCTGATCACGGCCGTGTGGACGCACATGGCGCGCATCAACGCGGATGCGCAGGTGCCGGGCCCTCCCCGGCCGGATCAAGAAGTCGAAAAACAGGAACCCGAGAAGCAGCTCCACGTCGAGATGCGCTCGCCCGACAAGTTCGTCCTCATCTGGAAGCAGGCGGGCACGGTCATCAGCACGGTCGACGTGCCGCGGAAGGACAACGTCGTCACCAAGGACGATGGCAAGAAGCTGGTCCGCTACCCGGACCTCGCCGCGAAGATCGACGCCGAGTGGAAGTCGGTCGGCCAGCACCGCACCGCGACCGACAAGAAGTTCGACACGGCGATCCTGCACACCGACAACGAGACTCCCTACGTCTACCTCATCGGCGTGATCGACGCGATCTACCAGCCGAAGCGCCCCGTCACCGTCGCCGGCAAGGAAGAGCAAGTCCCGGCGTTCAACCTCACCTTCGCGGTCAACTGAGGACACCATGACGATCCAGCAGCCCGGCAAGCGGTTGATGCATGCGGTCCCGCTCAAGTTCGTGCAGAAGAAGGTCACCGGCGGCGGCCATCGCGACACGAACGCGTCGCTCTCGCTGACGAGCATGATCGACTTCCTCGTCGTCACCGTCGTCTTCCTCCTCCTCACCTTCAGCGCCTCCGGCGAGACGCCGACGACGAAGGGCGTGCGGCTCCCCGACGCCGAGAACACCCTCGACATGATCGACGCGCCGATGGTCGGCGTGACGGGCAGCCTGATCCTCGTCGACGGCAACCCCGCCGGCAACACGCGCGCGATCGAGGACTCGAAGCGCCTCCAGCGCATCGACGAGCTCTTCAACATCCTCAAGCAGAAGCGCGAGGTCTGGAAGCAGCTCCACCCGGGCAAGGAGTTCCCCGGCGTCGTCGTCCTCCAGATCGATCAGGACGTGCAGGCCATCGTCGTGAAGAGCATCTTCCAGACCGCAGCGTTCGCAGGCTTCCCGAACGTCAGCTTCATGGTCGGCTCCCTCCCCAAGACAAAGACCGAATAACGCATACCGGTCGGCGCCCAGACCTGCCTCGGCCTCGGCGCTTGGGACGAGCAAGGGACCCACGGAGCCTGCGAATGCGGGCCACGCGAGCGGGGCCCACGGCCCCCTTCGGCCTCGGCACTAGAGCCGAGCAAGGGCCCAGCCTCGGCACTTGGGCCGAGCAAGGGGCACCAGAAGCAGCCGCGCAAAGCGCCTCCAACCTCGGCACTTGGGCCGAGCAAGGGGGCCGCGCAACGGCCCCAGAAGCAGCCACGCAA
Encoded proteins:
- a CDS encoding MotA/TolQ/ExbB proton channel family protein, whose amino-acid sequence is MFVAFLSSVAEAPASGGGGGSGGFMEAFKENPIFLSMNLFVSAVVIALIVERTAFQLGKYRVNSKEFFAQIKKLVTAGNIDRAIKLCDAGDYPTLQLVKAGLTHANKGPDEIDAAMSEKIGELKPAVEKRIGSLWSLANIATLIGLLGTVLGLIHTFGAVSAPGLSAADRQRILANGIAEAMYNTAMGLGIAVICMIAHLLLHQRAKNIQHDLDATQERVFNLLTIQTRPGGY
- a CDS encoding rod shape-determining protein; its protein translation is MIFDWVHGLFSNDLAIDLGTANTLIYVKGKGIVSCEPSVVAVQRDVRGGNKVLAVGREAKEMLGRTPGNIKAVRPLRDGVIADFEITEAMLRYFIARAHNRRTLVKPRIIICVPFGITEVEKRAVKESAESAGAREVYLIEEPMAAAIGAGLPITEPSGNMVVDIGGGTTEVAVISLAGIVYSQSVRVGGDRMDEAIQAYLKRKYNLAIGEQTAERIKMEVGNAYPLETQRTTEVKGRDLVAGIPKTVVVNSDEIREALSEPFNAIVEAVLIALEKTPPELAADIVDKGIVLTGGGALLANLDVLLREETGLPVMVCDDPISAVVLGSGKTLDHMELLKEVTIG
- the mreC gene encoding rod shape-determining protein MreC — translated: MSAFKRYRDVGIVIVLLAVPFFFLRANMKAPSSLNALDRTLLRISAPVEFAAARLARGISNIWESYVYLVDVKADNDRLNYDNARLKEQVHHLEQKDVENRELRRLLQLREATPGDLVSAQVVGKDFTEFFRVTRVVLDRGSRNIRPHLPVISPDGVVGSVERVNGDAVDVKLAVAADFGVDIEDERTHARGWIRGTGESFRYACKVENVDSRDEVEIGDLLVTSGKGKKFPKGIPVAQVTKVVKREPGREQEIEARPTVNFSRLDAVLIIVGVPDDDEDGKDKKPTAASKQGK
- the rpmG gene encoding 50S ribosomal protein L33 encodes the protein MRDIIKMSCENCNRANYVTTKNKRTMAEKFNIKKFCSSCRKHFPHKEGKISKG
- the mrdA gene encoding penicillin-binding protein 2, which translates into the protein MSNLLGARSDVSEFRKRYRWIALAALLFFLILIGRLFQLQIIRGSEYAQTAHENVIRRVTLPTARGVVRDAYGRVLASNRSSFNVLLVPGRVMPSARPPHRKTRDEQDSFTRIADTLRLNPDERVRLAARIRDACITDDDRSPCWHPILVREDLSRDIVAEVKQHAYEMIGAQVVSLPVRYYPFKATGAHMLGYTSEIDGETLEKYRPAGYDQLSPEEKAKVNPLAYEAGDIVGATGVERSWESYLRGQRGWEKRVVDARGRYRTGPDAARLLDAPSRQEPLSGRDLRLTIDMDLMQSVERAMRPHTAGAVVVSDVRTGRLLALYSKPDFDPNELAGGSGRDRIREAFNKLYTDPLRPMLDKTMSGVFHPGSTFKPFSALAALEDREQLTFSPESKERCDGFLSFGRRVFHCTHVHGKVDMHEAIAESCNIYFFKLAESVGMDRIAHVATEFGLGQKTGIGVNPEAAGRIPSKSWYALKYKGQFRIGFTLNTSIGQGATTVTPLQLALAYAAIANGGTVYSPQLVRAVETSDGAIVQDFPPRVRQKANIKPENLSRVSEALYAVVNEEKGTAYPVRDRTLEVAGKTGTAQTGYVNTGNDDPKKAWYLSRDHAWFAAYSPAKAPEISVVVLVEHGGSGPTVAAPVAMQVIKEYHRLQAGRAARLTSAKKEPAPGKAANAPAPAAPPLPREPPPPDPNPPPPDLPTDPIAEPEPDDKASEK
- the rodA gene encoding rod shape-determining protein RodA, with translation MPRDSFDWTLFLTASVLAVLGVINLYSATSVARAALSDIYIQQVYWLVLGGILAAVVAVIDYRHYERLGYLLYGVGVLLLVLVFILGKDIRGSSRWINIGSFGFQPSEFMKLFLIIALAKYLHDDPRTEERRMKDLIIPSVIAGIPTLLVLKQPDLGTALIHALIFVTICLLTRIRWQTIASIAVMIGIATPLVWSFVLKDYQKQRVTVFLNPEANLLGSGWHAHHARVAIGAGGWTGQGFMKGTQNQFLFLPEQHSDFPFAVWAEDWGFLGCFFLVCLYGFLVLWAIRIASTAKDRFGAVLAIGVGALIFWHAVFNLGMVMGVLPVVGVTLPLFSAGGSSVLTIMMGIGLLMNVSMRRFWLSSPRTTGLLTRG
- a CDS encoding biopolymer transporter ExbD; the encoded protein is MATERLSAAQRSKIRRLSQPREHAPDEAGGELNIVPFLDIIMNVLMFVLATISVTFTATIDTNPPRAGSGARAPTTPTLGLTVLVVPDGFSLKARGGNVAPGCGDVGAGIAIPKKENDFDYTALKACAQKLKASSADFKDEMGVTILANPPIPYQVVISTMDAVRNNEAGEPMFPEVTFGVAR
- a CDS encoding biopolymer transporter ExbD, producing the protein MAPPQGAPPGGGAPGAPRAPQKPAGMATYKRALRKEIRRRHKDPEIDFLNITAMLDMMTIILVFLLKSMSQSSASLPQSGDLTMPKSVLTTEASQEGVAVLISKSSIVVDDNVVATVPADATHGLEGKFKRSGPNDFYIVPLANALQSWRERDRQVRIATGKDPSSSEAIIIADANTPYRLLSEVLYTLGQSEFAKFHLMVLQSGGGP